A region from the Populus trichocarpa isolate Nisqually-1 chromosome 18, P.trichocarpa_v4.1, whole genome shotgun sequence genome encodes:
- the LOC7493369 gene encoding putative GDP-L-fucose synthase 2, translating to MGGPSHDSSDFLTDKSAKIFVAGHRGLVGSAIVRKLQSHGLTNLVLRSHSELDLTRQSDVDSFFAAEKPQYVILAAAKVGGIHANNTYPADFIAINLQIQTNVIDSSFRHGVKKLLFLGSSCIYPKLAPQPIPENALLTGPLEPTNEWYAIAKISGIKMCQAYRIQYNWDAISGMPTNLYGPNDNFHPENSHVLPALMRRFHEAKVNKAKEVVVWGTGSPLREFLHVDDLADAVVFLMDKYSGLEHLNVGSGKEVTIKELAELVKEAVGFEGELVWDTSKPDGTPRKLMDSSKLLGLGWMPKISLKDGLVDTYKWYVENVVKQ from the exons ATGGGCGGCCCCAGCCACG ATTCCTCCGATTTCCTCACCGACAAATCTGCAAAAATCTTCGTGGCGGGACACCGTGGTCTAGTCGGCTCCGCAATCGTCCGCAAGCTCCAATCCCACGGCTTGACCAATCTCGTTCTCCGTTCCCACTCCGAGCTCGACCTCACGCGCCAATCCGATGTGGACTCCTTCTTCGCCGCTGAAAAGCCCCAATATGTTATCCTAGCCGCCGCTAAAGTTGGCGGAATACACGCTAACAATACATATCCTGCCGATTTCATTGCCATAAATCTCCAGATCCAAACTAATGTAATCGACTCCTCTTTTCGACATGGAGTTAAGAAACTGTTGTTTTTGGGATCCTCTTGTATTTACCCTAAGCTAGCACCGCAGCCGATTCCTGAAAATGCACTGCTTACTGGGCCTTTAGAGCCAACGAATGAGTGGTACGCGATTGCGAAGATATCTGGGATTAAAATGTGTCAGGCTTACAGGATTCAGTATAATTGGGATGCTATTTCTGGAATGCCCACGAATTTATATGGGCCGAATGATAATTTTCATCCAGAAAATTCTCATGTTTTGCCGGCATTGATGAGGAGGTTTCATGAGGCGAAGGTGAATAAGGCCAAAGAAGTGGTTGTTTGGGGAACTGGGAGTCCGTTGAGGGAGTTTTTGCACGTTGATGATTTGGCGGATGCGGTGGTGTTTTTGATGGACAAGTATAGTGGATTGGAGCATTTAAATGTGGGGAGTGGGAAGGAGGTTACTATAAAGGAGTTGGCGGAGTTGGTGAAGGAGGCTGTTGGCTTTGAAGGGGAGCTTGTTTGGGATACATCAAAGCCCGATGGGACTCCAAGGAAGTTAATGGATAGTTCTAAGTTGTTGGGGTTGGGTTGGATGCCAAAGATTTCGCTGAAGGATGGGCTAGTTGATACTTATAAGTGGTATGTGGAGAATGTGGTAAAGCAATGA
- the LOC7489420 gene encoding uncharacterized protein LOC7489420 codes for MPYKKHTTHFTSCPHLAWPHYVLGKALTIAASKWMCSQAKAPMSSASLHHRFHPLYLLKIGQGNPSRAYLRGNKKLAEKTGGVLSIKPSLIGFALHVMIGFSCRCCWNMVRDVGAVTWGIEACVAFVMRIFVKQIGVLGLSGGRSGYTRNHISFIQSLQKAHFFFFLFFCFLGFW; via the exons ATGCCGTATAAAAAACACACCACTCACTTCACTTCTTGCCCACATTTAGCTTGGCCTCATTATGTTTTAGGCAAGGCTCTCACTATTGCAGCCAGTAAGTGGATGTGCTCACAAGCCAAAGCCCCCATGTCCTCAGCTTCTTTGCATCATCGTTTCCATCCCCTCTATCTTCTTAAGATAGGACAAGGGAACCCATCAAGGGCTTATCTCagaggaaataagaaattagCAGAGAAAAC TGGTGGAGTTTTAAGTATCAAACCTTCGCTCATTGGTTTTGCGCTTCATGTAATGATAGGGTTCTCCTGCCGCTGCTGCTGGAACATGGTGAGAGATGTGGGTGCTGTTACTTGGGGCATTGAGGCATGTGTGGCCTTTGTCATGAGAATATTTGTCAAGCAAATCGGAGTTTTAGGCTTGAGTGGCGGCAGGTCTGGATACACAAGAAACCACATTTCTTTTATCCAATCATTGCAAAAAgctcacttcttcttcttcctcttcttctgctTCCTTGGCTTCTGGTAA